In Chloroflexota bacterium, one DNA window encodes the following:
- a CDS encoding 3-dehydroquinate dehydratase, which produces MIRVLVLQGPNLDLLGTREPAIYGRATLDEIHAGIAARAAELELEVRFFQSNHEGALIDRLHERDFDVAIVNAGGLTHTSVSLRDALLGVERPFVEVHLSDPSTREPFRRVNFLSDIALESIVGKGAAGYHLALASIARRVADGDIGRVDHG; this is translated from the coding sequence ATGATCCGGGTGCTCGTCCTCCAGGGGCCGAATCTCGACCTGCTCGGGACGCGGGAGCCGGCCATCTACGGTCGGGCGACGCTCGACGAGATCCACGCCGGGATCGCCGCCCGCGCGGCCGAGCTCGAGCTCGAGGTGCGGTTCTTTCAGAGCAACCACGAGGGGGCGCTCATCGACCGCCTCCACGAGCGCGACTTCGATGTCGCCATCGTCAACGCCGGCGGGCTCACCCACACGTCCGTCTCCCTCCGCGACGCGCTCCTCGGCGTCGAGCGGCCGTTCGTCGAGGTCCATCTCTCCGACCCCTCGACGCGCGAGCCGTTCCGCCGGGTGAACTTCCTCTCGGACATCGCGCTCGAGTCGATCGTCGGTAAGGGGGCGGCGGGATACCACCTCGCCCTCGCCTCCATCGCCCGGCGGGTGGCAGACGGGGACATCGGTCGGGTCGATCATGGCTGA
- a CDS encoding chorismate mutase: MADRGDAPESVELRRLRRRIDALDRRIVALLNERAELGRDVGRAKAAAGRSAIRDAEREREVLLRVSVANGGPMPQADVLSIYRRLMAATRALETRDRRRSRDQDGRTTGGGSSDEGG, encoded by the coding sequence ATGGCTGATCGCGGCGACGCGCCGGAGTCCGTCGAGCTCCGCCGGCTGCGACGCCGGATCGATGCCCTCGATCGGCGGATCGTCGCCCTCCTCAACGAGCGAGCCGAGCTCGGGCGCGACGTCGGGCGGGCGAAGGCGGCGGCCGGCCGGAGTGCGATCCGCGACGCCGAACGGGAGCGCGAGGTGCTCCTCCGGGTCTCGGTGGCGAACGGCGGACCGATGCCGCAGGCGGACGTGCTGTCGATCTATCGGCGCCTCATGGCAGCGACTCGGGCGCTCGAGACGCGGGATCGGCGACGGAGCCGCGATCAGGATGGACGGACGACCGGAGGCGGATCGTCGGACGAGGGCGGGTGA